Proteins co-encoded in one Brassica oleracea var. oleracea cultivar TO1000 chromosome C4, BOL, whole genome shotgun sequence genomic window:
- the LOC106341817 gene encoding beta-glucosidase 15-like produces the protein MRGKYLSLLVLVLASCEVLAMSNSSIPKLRRSDFPEDFIFGSATSAHQVEGAAHEDGRGPSIWDTFSEKYPEKIKDGSNGSVADNSYHLYKEDVALLHQIGFNAYRFSISWSRILPHGNLKGGINQAGIDYYNNLINELLSKGIKPFATIFHWDTPQGLEDAYGGFRGAEIVNDFRDYADICFKNFGDRVKHWMTLNEPLTVVQQGYVAGVMAPGRCSKFTNPNCTAGDGAIEPYIVGHNLILAHGAAVKVYREKYKASQKGQVGIALNAAWNLPYTESAEDRSAAARAMAFTFDYFMEPLVTGKYPVDMVNNVKGGRLPIFTAQQSKMLKGSYDFIGINYYSSTYAKDVPCSTEQVTMFSDPCASVTGEREGVPIGPKAASDWLLVYPKGIRDLVLYAKYKFKDPVMYITENGRDEFSTDKIFLKDGDRIDYYARHLEMVQDAISVGANVKGFFAWSLLDNFEWAVGYTVRFGLVYVDFKDGSKRYPKKSADWFTEFLNPKKSN, from the exons ATGAGAGGAAAATATCTTTCTTTACTAGTGCTTGTCTTAGCCTCCTGTGAGGTTCTTGCCATGTCCAACTCTTCAATACCTAAACTAAGAAGAAGTGATTTTCCAGAAGATTTCATTTTTGGGTCTGCAACCTCTGCTCACCAG GTTGAAGGAGCTGCTCATGAAGATGGTAGAGGACCAAGTATCTGGGATACTTTCTCTGAAAAATACCCAG AGAAGATAAAGGATGGTAGCAATGGTTCTGTTGCAGATAACTCGTACCATCTTTACAAG GAAGATGTGGCTTTATTGCATCAAATTGGCTTCAATGCTTACAGATTCTCTATCTCGTGGTCGAGGATATTGCCTC ATGGGAATTTGAAAGGAGGAATCAACCAGGCTGGTATTGACTATTACAACAACTTAATCAATGAGCTTTTGTCCAAAG GAATTAAGCCTTTTGCCACCATATTCCACTGGGACACACCACAAGGCCTTGAAGATGCTTACGGTGGATTCCGTGGCGCAGAAATTGT AAACGATTTCCGTGATTATGCGGATATTTGTTTTAAGAACTTTGGAGACAGAGTGAAGCATTGGATGACGCTGAACGAGCCACTAACAGTGGTGCAACAAGGGTACGTTGCAGGTGTGATGGCTCCAGGAAGATGCTCCAAATTCACAAACCCTAATTGCACCGCCGGAGATGGAGCCATCGAACCTTATATCGTCGGTCACAACCTCATCCTTGCTCACGGAGCCGCCGTCAAAGTCTACAGAGAAAAATACAAG GCATCTCAAAAAGGTCAAGTTGGTATTGCTTTGAACGCGGCTTGGAACTTGCCCTATACAGAATCAGCCGAAGATAGGTCAGCTGCGGCACGAGCCATGGCCTTCACATTTGACTACTTTATGGAGCCACTTGTAACTGGTAAATACCCAGTCGACATGGTCAACAACGTAAAAGGCGGTCGTTTGCCTATATTTACTGCACAACAGTCTAAGATGCTTAAGGGCTCATATGATTTCATTGGCATCAATTATTACTCTTCCACTTACGCAAAGGATGTCCCATGTTCCACCGAACAGGTTACAATGTTCTCCGATCCTTGTGCCAGCGTCACAG GCGAAAGAGAAGGAGTTCCCATTGGTCCAAAG GCAGCATCAGATTGGCTTTTGGTATATCCAAAGGGAATTCGTGATCTTGTCCTCTATGCAAAATACAAGTTCAAAGATCCCGTCATGTACATAACTGAAAACG GGAGAGATGAATTTAGCACAGACAAAATATTCCTTAAAGACGGCGATAGAATCGATTATTACGCTCGACATCTTGAGATGGTTCAAGACGCTATCTC GGTCGGAGCCAATGTGAAGGGATTTTTTGCGTGGTCGTTGTTGGACAACTTCGAATGGGCAGTGGGATACACCGTCCGGTTTGGGCTGGTTTACGTGGATTTCAAAGATGGAAGTAAGAGATACCCGAAAAAATCGGCTGATTGGTTCACAGAGTTCTTAAATCCAAAGAAAAGCAATTGA
- the LOC106341820 gene encoding beta-glucosidase 15-like — MLNTSSKTENGRDEIDTGKRFLKDGDRIDFYARHLEMVKDAISIGANVKGFFAWSLLDNFEWAAGYTARFGMVYVDFKDGCKRYPKKSADWFKKFLNPKKSN, encoded by the exons ATGCTAAATACAAGTTCAAAGACCGAAAACG GAAGAGATGAAATTGATACCGGTAAAAGATTTCTTAAAGACGGCGATAGAATCGACTTCTATGCTCGACATCTTGAGATGGTTAAAGACGCGATCTC GATTGGAGCTAATGTGAAAGGATTTTTCGCGTGGTCGTTGTTGGACAACTTCGAATGGGCAGCAGGATACACAGCTCGTTTCGGGATGGTTTACGTGGATTTCAAAGATGGATGTAAGAGATACCCAAAAAAATCGGCTGATTGGTTCAAAAAGTTCTTGAATCCAAAGAAAAGCAACTGA